Below is a genomic region from Armatimonadota bacterium.
CGCGGACCTGCACAACCACCTGAGCCCGGCCGCGGCCCGGCTGCTGAGGGAGCACAGGCAGGCTGCGCCGGACGCGCTCTTGCTCGACTCCGGCGACGCCATCCGCGCCGGCAACCTCGGCAGCACGCGAGGTGGCGAGCCGATCCTGCGGCTGATGTCCGAGGCCGGCTACGACGCGATGGCGATGGGCAACCGCGAATCCCATCCCACCCTGCGCGTGCTCGAGCGCAAGCTCGCCGACGCCTCCTTCCCCATCCTCGCCGCCAACCTCATGGCCAAGCGCAAGCCGCTGCCCCAGCAGGTGCAAAGCCACATCCTGAGGAAGATTCCCGGCGGACTCCGCGTCGGGGTCATCGGCCTCTCGCTGCAGATCACGGCGCCGGAGTCGTGGTGGGCGCGGATCACCGACTACGTGTGGGATGACCCGCTGAAGACCGCCGCCG
It encodes:
- a CDS encoding metallophosphatase, coding for MPSFVIIHTADLHNHLSPAAARLLREHRQAAPDALLLDSGDAIRAGNLGSTRGGEPILRLMSEAGYDAMAMGNRESHPTLRVLERKLADASFPILAANLMAKRKPLPQQVQSHILRKIPGGLRVGVIGLSLQITAPESWWARITDYVWDDPLKTAAGLSRKLRPEVDLLVCLSHIGVELDEQLAQIEGIDLILGGHSHTTEFPPRRVGNAYLAHVGHGGRHAGRLEIEVEGGEVASVAGELIPLP